AGAGCAATGAAATTCTGCGTGGCACTGTCAGGTACCGCAAACCATGCGGTGTCTATCAAGGAAGCATCTTTGTACAGAAAGTTTGAACCTTGGTACACAAGGCTGTTCGGAGCATTCAGGTCGGCGTAAAAGTGCACCCAGGCCCTCACAACTGTCCGAAGAGGGTTAACCGTCATACTGTCTAACGGGAAATAAAGCAGCGCTCGTCTGTAACTTCCCTGGCTGACTCGCAATCGGCCGGATAAGGAATCGCTCAAGTCTGTCGCAAGATAGCCATCATCTGCAGGAAGCACGATTTGGGACCAAGGTGTTTCCGCAAAATTGGAATCTTCCGGAAACTGTGACCCGACAAGCTCAAGCTGAATACGATAGGCTTCGGCACCCTCCTCACTTTGGATGCCGACGATTACATTGGGATTCTCCGCTTCAAGCAATATTCCGTGATTCAGTGTATCCTCGGTAATCCATGCATTCAATATTGAATCCGGAACAGTCCAATAAACAGCAGGAGGAAGCGTGTCTCCTGCTCCCAGCGGAGCCGTCGTAAGCAGTATCGTATCAATGACTGAATACTCACTGCGATTGGGAAGGGTATCTTCCTTCAGCTGATCCTCCGTCCAATCTTCTGCCACACTTTTTATCAGCATTCGCAAGTCCGGCGCATTGCCCCGTCCGGGATAAACTTGATCCACCCGGAAGCGAATTCGCGCAGTGTCAATAACAAAGCTGTCAGGCAGAATCGCTGCAAGTTCAAATCTGACAGCCGAAACGACTTTGAAACCTTGCGCCTCCCCGACTTGGAGCACTGCGCCCCGGCCCGGAGACAGGTCAAGGTCCCATTCGGCAGAACGTGTTGCTCCGACAAATGTTTTTCCCTCGCTCTCATCCGGAGCAACAGGAATAGCATTTACTCCAACGTCGGTTTCGCGTTGAGCACACGCTGCCGCGAGAAAAAGTGCCGACAGCACAAGCAGAAGTTTGATTGATCGAGTTTGCAAGCTATTGAAAGGTTTGAGGTGTTTAATCGGAAGACGATGCGACTGACAAAAAGCTAAAGCGTAGATTCCTGCGTACCCGGACGCAAAGCAAAGCGAAGATTTCGGACGTAGATCACCATGGCAAGCAAGTAGCCGGCTATAAAGACCGGATCTTTACGGACAAAGGAATACAAGAGCAACACAAGTGCTCCCAATATTGAAAAGTACCAGAAAGATGTTGGCACGACAGTTCGCTTGGCACGTTCGGTAGCAATCCACTGTATAATGAATCGCATGAAGAACAAGACCTGACCCGCAAGTCCAACGATTGTCCAGATGTCAACTTTGAAGTCACCAACAAACGGAAGTGACATCGCTTAAGACTTCGTCATCAATTCGAAAAACTCAGCGTTTGAACGTGTATCCCGCATTTTGTCCAGAATGAATTTCATCGTTTCGACGGAATTATTGTGGTCGAGAACACTTCGCAGTGCGTACATTTTCTGGAGCACCATTGGAGTCAGAAGCTGTTCCTCGCGTCTGGTGCCGGATCGAAGCACATCAATGGCAGGGAAAATGCGGAACTCGGCGAGCCTGCGGTCAAGAACCAGTTCAAGATTGCCTGTTCCCTTGAACTCTTCGAAAATGACTTCGTCCGCTCTGGAGCCGGTTTCAATCAGCGCAGTTGCAAGTATCGTGAGGCTGCCGCCTTCTTCAATATTTCGTGCGGCGCCGAAGAATCGCTTTGGCTCGTACAATGCGCTGGCATCAATTCCTCCGGACAGCACACGTCCGGAATGAGGCATAACCGCATTGTGCGCTCGCGCCAATCTTGTAATCGAGTCGAGCAGGACAACGACATTCTTACCCATTTCAACCATGCGTTTGGCGCGCTCGAGCACCATATTGGCAACTTGAACATGACGTTCCGCCTTTTCGTCAAAAGTTGACGAAACAACTTCACCTTTCACAGAACGCTCCATGTCAGTGACTTCCTCTGGCCGTTCATCAATCAACAGAACGAGCAGTTCGACATCGGGATGATTTGTTGTGATTGCATTAGCAATCTTTTGCAGGATAATGGTCTTGCCTGTTCTTGGAGGAGCCACCACTAAACCGCGCTGTCCCATTCCGACAGGCGAGAAAATATCTACTACACGTAGAGTGAGGTCTTTGGCGTCCAACTCCATTTTGAACTTCTTGTTCGGATATATTGGAGTCAAATCGTCAAAATGAACAATCTCTTTTGCAACGTCCGGATTCGTTCCATTGACGTGGTGGACTTTCAATAGAGCGAAGAATCGCTCGCCCTCTTTCGGTGGACGGACCTGACCGGATATCAAGTGTCCGGTTCGCAACCCAAACCGCTTAATCTGGGACGGTGATACGTAGACATCGTCGGGGCTGGGCAAGTATGAAGCCTGCGCGCTGCGCAGAAAGCCATACCCGTCAGGCAAAATCTCCAGTACCCCACTTGCCGTCAGGATTTCATCCTTGGCAGATTGCCGGTTCAGAATCTTGAAAATTAGCTCATGCTTTGGCAGGCCGGACGTTTCTTGCACCTCGAGTTGCTTACCGAGGGTAATCAGATCGGGGACAGTCATCGCCTGAAGTGTTGAAATATCCATGGCTTGTAGGTGAAAAGGTAGGTTTGATTGCAGGTGGGAAAACTCAGAAATTCAACTGAGCAAATTCCATGTCAAACTTCTGTTGTGGGCTAGCTTTGCGGCAGGGCGACAAATTTTGAAAGGCTTTCGACCGAAACGGCGGACACTTCTACTTGGAAATTCAAAGGGAACAAAGACTCGACTACGCGATATAGGGCTTCTGTCACATCACTTGAAAACACTTTAACGCTGCCAGGTCCAGCTGTCTCAAGCGCGTTGTGCGACTCAAGCCATTGATCAAGTTCAGCTGCAGTAGCACGGGGCGTGTCAACAAGAATCACATCATCTCCCATTGCATGCTGAATATGATCACGAAAGTACTCGTAGTGAGTACATCCCAGAACAACTGTGTCCACTCGCGCCTCAATAAGCGAGCCCAGATAGTGTTCCACAATAGATCGCGGGATGTCGCCTTCGGTCCACCCTTCTTCTACCAAAGGAACAAGAAGGGGACATCCCTGTGACGTGACCTGCACACCAGGGACAAGTTCATTAAGAACGACCGAGTATGTGTTGCGTTTTACAGTGGCTGAAGTTGCAAGAACCCCAATCCTCTTGTTGCGTGTGGCTTGAGCAGCTGCCGCGGCAGTGGGATGCAAGACATTGATCACAGGGATGGAAAAGACTTTTTCCACCTCCCGCAGGGCGACAGCAGATACGGTATTGCACGCAATCACCGCCGCCTTTGGCTCATGAGAGCTTAGAAATCCGGCCGATTCACAGGCGTATCTGGTTATTAAGTTAGGGCTGAGCGACGCATAAGGAACGCGTGCTCTATCTGCAAAGAAAACGAAGTTCTCGTGCGGCATCATCCTATATAATGCTGCGACCACCGTCAGTCCCCCAAGACCCGAATCAAACACCGCGATCGGTTTCCTGCTCATCGAGCGGCCGCTTCCATTTCTGATTTCATTTTCACAATGGACATTGCGATCGCATCGGCGATTCTCTGCCTGCCACGCTCGGCTCCAAGCATTCGGGCATCGTCCGGGTTCGACAAATAGCCGCATTCCAGAAGAATCGCAGGCATGGATGCTCCCATCAGCACATAAAAACCCGCTTGGTCAACTCCTCGAACATTCATTCCGGCGGAGTTTTTCAGTTCATCAATGACAATTTCAGCCCATGTCTCACTGTCATGCAAGTACTGACTCGTCGCCATGGAAAGCAGAATATAGTTCTCTTCGGTCAGCGCATCGTACTGCTCTGCATCGCGTTCAAAATCGACAACTTGATTTTCCCGTGCCGCAACATCAATCGCGCGCTCGGTTCTGGCGGGCTTAAGGATGTAGCACTCCGCGCCGCCCACATCGGGATCTGTAAAATGATTACAGTGGAGTGATATGAACAAGTCGCCTGACTCTGCATTCGCCTGGCGTGTCCTTTCCCCTAAAGTCAGAAACTTGTCGTCCCGCCGTGTCATGACGACTGGAATTCCCTTTGACTTTAACGCTGTCTCAGTTCGTTTGGCAATGTCAAGTACGATGAATTTCTCTTCAAGTTCCAACAGACCTTTGCACCCCGGGTCCTTTCCGCCGTGTCCCGGGTCCAAGATGACCTTGCCGAAGGTCCATACCTGTTCCAGCGGTTTAGAGTGCTGAAGCGGTGTAACTACTCCCGAAGCAGAATCGACAATTCCAAGCAGCCTTATGTAGTCTTCTGAGTCGCCAAGTTCCACAGTTGTCGGAAACAACTCAGGCAGTTGCTGAAGCGGTATCCACAACGAACCATCCCACACTTCAACAGGTACCGGCAATTGAACGAAGGCGCCATTCACTTCCGCAAAACTGTTTTTTGGCGAAAGTGTCGTCTGACAGTCATATGATTCCACAAGGTACTTTCCACGATCAACGGATATCTCAAATCCGGCGAACTTTCCAAGCATGCTCAAAGGAATAATGCGCACGTCACCCCGATTCATAAAAGGCAAACCAGTGACCGGCGCACCGGCAAGATCAGTGACTTTGACGACGGGTGCGGATACTGAAGGCAACGCGATCAACACGAGTTGTGCAAGCACAACCCAGTACTGAATGATGAACTTTCGCGAAAAACTGAGTGATACCATTTCACTTTCGTCCGATCTTCGAAACAAGCGCGCTCAATGGGTCCAGAAACAGAAGATAAACGTAAGACATAAACTTAGCAGCCGGCGAAGATTTTAGTCTTGCGTGAAGCAATCCGAGACTTCTGAGCTTTCGCTTCTGCTTTCTGAGACTGCTATGCCCGCCGAGAGAAGATGAAACCTTGTGCCAAACCCGCGCAGTAGGCACATAAATCGTCTGTATACTGCTTTTTCCGGCACGCAAACAGTACTCGACATCTTCATAATAGAGTTTGAAATCCTCGTCGAGCCGACCAATCGTCTCGATAACTTTGCGTGGTATCCACAGCGCACAACCCGTTCCCCAGGACGTGGGCTCCTCCACATCATACTGTCCTTTGTCCCTGTCACGAATTCCACGATGAGCAATTCTGCCGTACTTCCAGATACCGCCTGCATACCACAGAGTCTCACGGTCGCTATAGTACAGGATCTTCGGGCATAAGAGACTCAATGGGTGTCTCATAGACGCTTCGCGCAGGTCATCTAGAGTGGACTTCTCGACGATCGTGTCATTGTTGAGCAGCAGGATTGCGTCACAACCTTTTTCCATCGCTGTCTGCACACCGGCATTGT
This sequence is a window from bacterium. Protein-coding genes within it:
- a CDS encoding lipid-A-disaccharide synthase N-terminal domain-containing protein → MSLPFVGDFKVDIWTIVGLAGQVLFFMRFIIQWIATERAKRTVVPTSFWYFSILGALVLLLYSFVRKDPVFIAGYLLAMVIYVRNLRFALRPGTQESTL
- the rho gene encoding transcription termination factor Rho, with product MDISTLQAMTVPDLITLGKQLEVQETSGLPKHELIFKILNRQSAKDEILTASGVLEILPDGYGFLRSAQASYLPSPDDVYVSPSQIKRFGLRTGHLISGQVRPPKEGERFFALLKVHHVNGTNPDVAKEIVHFDDLTPIYPNKKFKMELDAKDLTLRVVDIFSPVGMGQRGLVVAPPRTGKTIILQKIANAITTNHPDVELLVLLIDERPEEVTDMERSVKGEVVSSTFDEKAERHVQVANMVLERAKRMVEMGKNVVVLLDSITRLARAHNAVMPHSGRVLSGGIDASALYEPKRFFGAARNIEEGGSLTILATALIETGSRADEVIFEEFKGTGNLELVLDRRLAEFRIFPAIDVLRSGTRREEQLLTPMVLQKMYALRSVLDHNNSVETMKFILDKMRDTRSNAEFFELMTKS
- a CDS encoding glutamate racemase — protein: MSRKPIAVFDSGLGGLTVVAALYRMMPHENFVFFADRARVPYASLSPNLITRYACESAGFLSSHEPKAAVIACNTVSAVALREVEKVFSIPVINVLHPTAAAAAQATRNKRIGVLATSATVKRNTYSVVLNELVPGVQVTSQGCPLLVPLVEEGWTEGDIPRSIVEHYLGSLIEARVDTVVLGCTHYEYFRDHIQHAMGDDVILVDTPRATAAELDQWLESHNALETAGPGSVKVFSSDVTEALYRVVESLFPLNFQVEVSAVSVESLSKFVALPQS
- a CDS encoding N-acetylmuramoyl-L-alanine amidase, which codes for MVSLSFSRKFIIQYWVVLAQLVLIALPSVSAPVVKVTDLAGAPVTGLPFMNRGDVRIIPLSMLGKFAGFEISVDRGKYLVESYDCQTTLSPKNSFAEVNGAFVQLPVPVEVWDGSLWIPLQQLPELFPTTVELGDSEDYIRLLGIVDSASGVVTPLQHSKPLEQVWTFGKVILDPGHGGKDPGCKGLLELEEKFIVLDIAKRTETALKSKGIPVVMTRRDDKFLTLGERTRQANAESGDLFISLHCNHFTDPDVGGAECYILKPARTERAIDVAARENQVVDFERDAEQYDALTEENYILLSMATSQYLHDSETWAEIVIDELKNSAGMNVRGVDQAGFYVLMGASMPAILLECGYLSNPDDARMLGAERGRQRIADAIAMSIVKMKSEMEAAAR
- a CDS encoding glycosyltransferase family 2 protein; protein product: MKLGVILLNWNGYQDTRECLNSLLPVPQWVELFVVDNGSTDDSVQILKSEFGDSICLIQTGTNLLFAGGNNAGVQTAMEKGCDAILLLNNDTIVEKSTLDDLREASMRHPLSLLCPKILYYSDRETLWYAGGIWKYGRIAHRGIRDRDKGQYDVEEPTSWGTGCALWIPRKVIETIGRLDEDFKLYYEDVEYCLRAGKSSIQTIYVPTARVWHKVSSSLGGHSSLRKQKRKLRSLGLLHARLKSSPAAKFMSYVYLLFLDPLSALVSKIGRK